In a genomic window of Cynocephalus volans isolate mCynVol1 chromosome 1, mCynVol1.pri, whole genome shotgun sequence:
- the KCNA5 gene encoding potassium voltage-gated channel subfamily A member 5: MEIALVPLENGGAMTVRGGAEARAGCSQATEGERRCPPTAGISDGPKEPAPRGRGSQRGADPGGRPLPPLPQELPPPPRRPPPDDEEAEGDPSVGMAGERAPGAGTLHHQRVLLNISGLRFETQLRTLALFPDTLLGDPAKRLRFFDPLRNEYFFDRHRPSFDAILYYYQSGGRLRRPVSVPLDVFLDEIRFYQLGDEALARFREDEGCLGDEQKPLPRSQFQRQVWLIFEYPESSGPARAVAIVSVLVILISIVTFCLETLPEFRDERELLRHPLVPHQPPAPAPANGSGAVAPPSGPTVAPLLPRTLADPFFIVETTCVVWFTFELLVRFFACPSKAEFSRNIMNIIDVVAIFPYFITLGTELAEQQPGGAGGGGQNGQQAMSLAILRVIRLVRVFRIFKLSRHSKGLQILGKTLQASMRELGLLIFFLFLGVILFSSAVYFAEADNQGTHFSSIPDAFWWAVVTMTTVGYGDMRPITVGGKIVGSLCAIAGVLTIALPVPVIVSNFNYFYHRETEQEEQAALKEEHGSQNQGTGLDGGGQRKASCRKGSFCKAGGSLENSDSARRGSCPIEKCNLKAKSNVDLRRSLYALCLDSSRETDL; encoded by the coding sequence ATGGAGATCGCCCTGGTGCCCCTGGAGAACGGCGGTGCCATGACCGTCAGAGGAGGAGCCGAGGCCCGGGCAGGCTGCAGCCAGGCCACAGAAGGGGAGCGCCGGTGTCCCCCGACGGCTGGCATCAGCGATGGGCCCAAAGAGCCGGCGCCAAGGGGGCGCGGCTCGCAGAGGGGCGCGGACCCGGGGGGGCGGCCTTTGCCACCGCTGCCGCAGGAGCTGCCGCCGCCGCCACGACGGCCGCCCCCGGACGACGAGGAGGCAGAAGGCGACCCCAGCGTGGGCATGGCGGgggagcgggcgccgggcgcGGGGACCCTTCACCACCAGCGCGTCCTCCTCAACATCTCCGGGCTGCGCTTCGAGACGCAGCTGCGCACCCTGGCGCTGTTCCCCGACACGCTGCTGGGGGACCCGGCCAAGCGCCTGCGCTTCTTCGACCCCCTGCGGAACGAGTACTTCTTCGACCGCCACCGGCCCAGCTTCGACGCCATCCTGTACTACTACCAGTCGGGGGGCCGCCTGCGCAGGCCGGTCAGCGTGCCCCTGGACGTGTTCCTGGACGAGATCCGCTTCTACCAGCTGGGCGACGAGGCCCTGGCGCGCTTCCGCGAGGACGAGGGCTGCCTCGGAGACGAGCAGAAGCCGCTGCCGCGCAGCCAGTTCCAGCGCCAGGTGTGGCTCATCTTCGAGTACCCCGAGAGCTCGGGGCCCGCGCGGGCCGTCGCCATCGTCTCGGTCCTGGTCATCCTCATCTCCATCGTCACCTTCTGCCTGGAGACCCTGCCCGAGTTCAGGGATGAGCGCGAGCTGCTCCGCCACCCCCTGGTGCCCCACCAGCCGCCTGCGCCCGCCCCGGCCAACGGCAGCGGGGCCGTGGCGCCCCCCTCCGGCCCGACGGTGGCACCGCTCCTGCCTAGGACGCTGGCCGACCCCTTCTTCATCGTGGAGACCACGTGCGTCGTCTGGTTCACCTTCGAGCTGCTCGTGCGCTTCTTCGCCTGCCCCAGCAAGGCAGAGTTCTCTCGGAACATCATGAACATTATCGATGTCGTGGCCATCTTCCCCTACTTCATCACCTTGGGCACCGAGCTGGCGGAGCAGCAGCCTGGGGGTGCAGGAGGGGGCGGCCAGAACGGGCAGCAGGCCATGTCCCTGGCCATCCTCAGAGTGATCCGCCTGGTCCGGGTGTTCCGCATCTTCAAGCTCTCCCGCCACTCTAAGGGGCTGCAGATCCTGGGCAAGACCTTGCAGGCCTCCATGCGGGAGCTGGGGCTGctcatcttcttcctcttcctcggAGTCATCCTCTTCTCCAGCGCCGTCTACTTCGCAGAGGCTGACAACCAGGGGACCCACTTCTCCAGCATCCCGGATGCCTTCTGGTGGGCTGTGGTCACCATGACCACTGTGGGCTATGGAGACATGAGGCCCATCACTGTGGGGGGCAAGATCGTAGGCTCGCTGTGTGCCATCGCTGGGGTCCTCACCATTGCCCTGCCTGTGCCCGTCATCGTCTCCAACTTCAACTACTTCTACCACCGGGAGacggagcaggaggagcaggcagCCCTTAAGGAGGAGCATGGCAGCCAGAACCAGGGGACAGGGCTGGACGGAGGAGGCCAGCGGAAGGCCAGCTGCAGGAAGGGCTCCTTCTGCAAGGCTGGGGGGTCCCTGGAGAATTCAGACAGTGCCCGAAGGGGTAGCTGCCCCATAGAAAAGTGTAACCTCAAGGCCAAGAGCAATGTGGACTTGCGGAGGTCCCTGTATGCCCTCTGCCTGGACAGCAGCCGGGAAACAGATCTGTAA